From one Bacteroides eggerthii genomic stretch:
- a CDS encoding DUF4099 domain-containing protein yields MNTDQNTRHIYKTEDIDWDGLKAAGISKKQLEAEGNMELLLQGKETGIVPLKLHISVLSLTMDATLKLVPDGNGRPVMEINGLRQKEEAAV; encoded by the coding sequence ATGAATACGGATCAGAATACCCGTCATATTTATAAGACGGAAGATATCGACTGGGACGGTCTGAAGGCCGCAGGTATCAGTAAGAAACAACTGGAAGCGGAAGGCAACATGGAACTGTTGCTGCAAGGAAAGGAAACGGGCATCGTTCCGCTGAAACTCCATATTTCGGTCCTCAGCCTGACAATGGATGCCACGCTGAAGCTGGTACCCGACGGCAACGGCAGGCCGGTTATGGAAATAAACGGTCTCCGTCAGAAGGAGGAGGCGGCAGTTTGA
- a CDS encoding DUF3945 domain-containing protein, with protein MAQEKTPNEKPKRTRKPKAGSDALPVEQITELMLVHNKNDPKFGVQAVSEIDKDGKAKTVPADEKNENSFLKFDKNSSILENFIKNFWSQLKEPTHFRLLRMTYHDYKVNKQAIRDLSEGKQTDAVKEFLKRYEIRPRENKKEQSVNQKETTAMADKETQPQEPLQQSEVQQAAQQQQQPQAQQAAQESQGPRYRYNENMVNWEELEKVGISKASLEQQGLLDSMLKGYKTNKLVPLTIHLSGLLTAKLDARLSLIPQQDGQVGLAIHGIRKEPQLERPYFGFNFNEEDKKNLRETGNMGRVAELNLRGSEYTPCLISIDKSTNELVAVRQEHVYIPQEVSGVKLTAEEIRLLKEGQPVKVEGMTSKAGKEFDATLQYSAERRGLEFIFPKNQIFNERSIGGVPLSPTQIKMLSEGHTILVEDMKFRNRNDTFSSFVTIDKVTGRPNYTRHNPETGEIYIPKEICNVQLTAEDRETLRKGQPVYLENMIGRNGEEFSSFVKLDMNTGRTMYSRTPNGFNEQQAPRIPAEVYGHVFTAQEKANLQDGKTLLVEGLKNNGQTFSSYLKVNPYSGQLQYFQENPDIRRDTSRRATQTETAQGQQQEQKKGASQAV; from the coding sequence ATGGCACAAGAAAAGACCCCGAACGAAAAGCCCAAACGGACTCGGAAGCCGAAGGCCGGAAGTGATGCTCTCCCGGTGGAACAGATTACGGAATTGATGCTGGTTCATAACAAGAACGATCCGAAATTCGGAGTACAGGCTGTCAGTGAAATTGACAAGGACGGAAAAGCGAAGACGGTTCCGGCGGACGAGAAGAATGAAAACTCATTCCTGAAATTCGACAAGAATTCGAGTATTCTCGAAAACTTCATCAAGAATTTTTGGAGCCAGCTCAAGGAACCTACCCATTTCCGCCTGCTCCGCATGACCTACCACGACTACAAGGTGAACAAGCAGGCCATCAGGGATTTGTCGGAGGGAAAGCAGACGGATGCGGTGAAAGAGTTCCTCAAACGCTACGAAATCCGTCCGAGAGAAAACAAGAAGGAACAAAGTGTAAACCAAAAAGAAACAACAGCTATGGCAGACAAAGAGACACAACCGCAGGAACCCCTGCAACAGAGCGAAGTACAGCAGGCGGCACAGCAACAGCAGCAGCCCCAGGCTCAACAGGCAGCGCAGGAGTCGCAAGGACCGCGTTACCGGTATAATGAGAACATGGTCAACTGGGAGGAGTTGGAAAAGGTCGGAATCTCAAAGGCTTCGCTGGAACAGCAGGGACTCCTTGATTCCATGCTGAAGGGCTACAAGACCAACAAACTGGTGCCCCTGACCATCCATCTTTCCGGTTTGCTGACAGCCAAACTGGATGCAAGGCTCTCACTCATCCCGCAACAGGACGGACAGGTGGGACTTGCCATTCACGGCATACGCAAGGAACCGCAGTTGGAACGTCCTTATTTCGGGTTTAACTTTAACGAGGAGGACAAGAAGAACCTGCGTGAGACCGGCAACATGGGGCGTGTGGCGGAACTCAATCTGCGCGGAAGTGAATATACCCCCTGTCTGATTTCCATCGACAAGAGCACCAACGAGCTGGTTGCCGTCCGTCAGGAGCACGTTTACATCCCGCAGGAAGTGAGCGGGGTCAAACTTACCGCAGAGGAAATCAGGCTGCTGAAGGAGGGACAGCCTGTCAAAGTGGAGGGCATGACTTCCAAAGCGGGCAAGGAATTCGATGCCACACTCCAGTACAGTGCCGAGCGCAGGGGACTGGAATTCATCTTTCCGAAAAACCAGATTTTCAACGAACGTTCCATCGGAGGCGTGCCTCTCTCGCCCACCCAGATAAAAATGCTCAGCGAAGGACATACCATTCTGGTGGAAGACATGAAGTTCAGGAACAGGAATGACACCTTCTCGTCCTTTGTAACGATAGACAAGGTAACGGGGCGCCCGAACTACACGCGGCACAATCCGGAAACCGGAGAGATTTATATTCCAAAGGAAATCTGCAACGTGCAGCTGACTGCCGAAGACAGGGAAACCCTGCGCAAGGGACAGCCGGTCTATCTGGAAAACATGATCGGGCGCAACGGGGAGGAATTCTCCTCGTTCGTCAAGCTGGATATGAATACCGGCAGGACGATGTATTCACGCACGCCGAACGGATTCAACGAGCAGCAGGCACCGCGTATTCCGGCGGAGGTTTACGGGCACGTGTTCACGGCACAGGAAAAAGCGAACCTCCAGGATGGCAAGACTTTGCTTGTCGAAGGGCTGAAAAACAACGGGCAGACCTTCAGTTCCTACCTGAAAGTCAATCCCTATTCCGGGCAGTTGCAGTATTTTCAGGAAAATCCGGACATCCGCAGGGACACTTCCCGCCGTGCCACACAGACGGAAACCGCACAGGGACAGCAGCAGGAGCAGAAGAAGGGTGCATCGCAGGCGGTATAG
- a CDS encoding DNA topoisomerase, which yields MIAIVTDKPNVGREIARVLGADRKENGYMSGNGYMVTWTYGNMLSLAMPKDTGTAWVERENFPLLPPPFLTVRHVKTDTGWNPDINAVLQLKVIAGVFDACDTIVAATDASREGEMLFRYLYRFLGCRKPCLRLWISSLTDEAIAKGMENLRPCSLFDNLFLAADSRNKADWLLGVNSSYAVCKAVGFGNNSLGRVQTPVLAAISGRYRERENHIPADSWPVFVSLCKNGKIIKMRHVEDFCNRRDALELYEDCKAAGYARITAVSSRTEEITAPALYNLTGLQKDANRYHNLTAIRVQEITQSLYEKKLISCPRTSSRLLPGDMYDMLPPVMEKLLSGKEFRQYAGMIDLAARKGVTGNQDTAEHHAIVITGIQPGELDREERLVYTLVVGRMLETFMPPCKVEYTTVEAVCAARKFRIRTYRILETGWLGIFQRERLVAEDNDLCPVPPELFREEKLPVTGCSLIHRKSLPAAPYTDEELADYMDKTGLGTASTRTNIIRTLLERKYIRYSGKYIIPTPKGLLLYETVRGMKVADSSLTSGWEAELARIERGELTQKEFLDGVLETVNEVTGEIFRKLSEDERPHGSI from the coding sequence ATGATAGCGATAGTGACTGACAAGCCCAATGTGGGCAGAGAGATAGCAAGGGTTTTGGGAGCTGACAGAAAAGAGAACGGATATATGAGCGGAAACGGATACATGGTAACATGGACATACGGCAACATGCTTTCCCTGGCGATGCCGAAAGATACCGGTACGGCATGGGTGGAGCGGGAGAACTTCCCCCTGCTGCCGCCTCCTTTTCTGACGGTACGGCATGTAAAGACGGACACGGGATGGAATCCCGACATCAATGCGGTGCTCCAGTTGAAGGTGATAGCCGGGGTGTTCGATGCGTGTGACACCATTGTTGCGGCAACCGACGCTTCCCGCGAGGGGGAAATGCTGTTCCGGTATCTTTATCGTTTTTTGGGATGCAGGAAACCTTGCCTCCGCCTGTGGATCTCCTCCTTGACGGACGAAGCCATTGCCAAAGGAATGGAAAACCTTCGTCCTTGCAGCCTGTTCGACAACTTGTTTTTGGCGGCAGACAGCCGCAACAAGGCCGACTGGCTTCTTGGAGTCAATTCGAGCTATGCCGTCTGCAAGGCGGTCGGTTTCGGGAACAACTCGCTTGGAAGGGTACAGACCCCTGTATTGGCAGCGATAAGCGGACGGTACAGGGAAAGGGAAAATCACATTCCCGCAGACAGCTGGCCCGTATTCGTCAGCCTCTGCAAGAACGGGAAGATAATAAAGATGCGGCATGTGGAAGATTTCTGCAACCGCCGGGATGCCCTGGAACTTTACGAGGACTGCAAGGCGGCAGGATATGCCCGTATCACGGCAGTCAGCAGCCGGACTGAGGAAATCACCGCACCTGCCCTTTATAACCTGACCGGGCTTCAGAAGGATGCGAACCGTTACCATAACCTGACAGCCATACGGGTGCAGGAAATTACCCAAAGCCTGTACGAGAAAAAACTGATCTCCTGCCCGCGCACTTCCAGCCGTCTGCTGCCCGGAGACATGTATGACATGTTGCCTCCGGTTATGGAAAAGCTGCTGTCCGGCAAGGAATTCCGCCAATATGCCGGTATGATCGACCTTGCTGCAAGGAAAGGCGTAACCGGAAATCAGGACACGGCGGAGCATCATGCCATTGTCATCACCGGCATACAGCCGGGGGAACTGGACAGGGAGGAAAGGCTGGTTTACACCCTTGTTGTCGGCAGGATGCTTGAAACGTTCATGCCGCCCTGCAAGGTGGAATATACGACGGTTGAAGCGGTCTGTGCCGCACGCAAGTTCCGAATCCGTACATACCGTATTCTGGAAACGGGGTGGCTCGGTATCTTTCAGAGGGAACGGCTTGTCGCGGAAGACAACGACCTCTGTCCCGTACCCCCTGAACTTTTTCGGGAGGAGAAACTGCCGGTAACGGGATGCAGTCTTATACACAGGAAATCGCTGCCCGCTGCCCCTTATACGGATGAGGAACTGGCAGACTATATGGACAAGACCGGTCTGGGAACCGCATCCACGCGCACGAATATCATCCGTACGCTTCTGGAGCGTAAATATATCCGGTATTCGGGCAAATACATTATCCCGACCCCGAAAGGTCTTCTTTTATATGAAACGGTACGCGGAATGAAAGTGGCTGACTCCTCCCTCACCTCCGGCTGGGAAGCGGAGCTAGCACGGATTGAACGGGGAGAACTCACACAGAAAGAATTCCTGGATGGTGTATTGGAAACGGTAAATGAGGTTACCGGTGAGATTTTCCGGAAACTTTCGGAAGATGAACGGCCGCATGGTTCCATATAG
- a CDS encoding sigma-54-dependent transcriptional regulator — translation MRVIVVEDNVLFCNYICNFLQKADLDTVRTYRLAQAKKVIGTSVREDDIVLADLRLPDGESTTLLQWMRENGYMHPFIMMTNYEEIHSAVHTMKLGAEDYILKPLVETRLLPVIKKIRTVNEAFTKVIYERKSTPFCELNRYIHMVAPTDMTVLILGSTGTGKEHLAKKIHRQSLRSGKPYVTVDCGSLSKELAPSAFFGHVKGAFTGATEEKAGYFQEAQGGTLFMDEVENLSIETQRMLLRAMEERRYRPVGGQRDRLMDVRIIAATNEDLQEAVAEKRFRKDLLYRFQDFTITVPALHNCLEDILPLADFFREQSCGLLRKEVLDFDEPAKKMLLGYSWPGNVRELKQVIHAAVLICKGKLITPNSLRLQYTGESVSDPMGKEKIDKCLQKDERRNIEQIKTALSISKGNLTQAAALLGISRPTLYKRMSLHGISR, via the coding sequence ATGAGAGTAATTGTTGTTGAGGACAATGTCTTGTTCTGTAATTATATCTGCAATTTTTTGCAGAAGGCGGATTTGGATACTGTAAGGACTTACAGGCTGGCACAGGCTAAGAAGGTCATTGGGACATCCGTCCGTGAGGATGACATCGTATTGGCGGATTTAAGATTGCCTGACGGGGAAAGTACCACGCTGTTGCAGTGGATGAGGGAGAACGGCTATATGCACCCGTTCATCATGATGACTAATTATGAAGAGATACATTCTGCGGTTCATACCATGAAGCTGGGTGCGGAAGATTATATCCTCAAACCGCTGGTTGAAACCAGGCTGCTGCCCGTAATCAAAAAAATAAGGACGGTGAACGAGGCTTTCACCAAGGTAATCTATGAACGCAAAAGCACCCCTTTTTGCGAGTTGAACCGGTACATTCACATGGTAGCGCCGACGGATATGACGGTACTGATATTGGGAAGCACCGGAACGGGAAAGGAACACCTGGCAAAAAAGATTCACAGGCAGAGCCTCAGATCCGGCAAGCCGTATGTAACGGTCGATTGCGGCAGTTTGTCCAAAGAGCTGGCACCTTCCGCCTTTTTCGGCCATGTCAAGGGGGCGTTTACCGGAGCCACAGAGGAAAAGGCAGGATATTTTCAGGAAGCGCAGGGAGGCACCCTGTTCATGGATGAGGTGGAGAACCTTTCGATAGAAACGCAGCGGATGCTGTTGCGTGCCATGGAGGAACGGCGATATCGTCCGGTAGGCGGACAACGGGACAGGCTGATGGATGTGCGCATCATTGCGGCCACCAATGAGGATTTGCAGGAGGCTGTTGCGGAAAAGCGTTTCCGGAAGGACCTGCTTTATCGCTTTCAGGATTTTACCATCACCGTACCTGCATTGCATAATTGCCTGGAGGATATACTGCCTTTGGCGGATTTTTTCCGGGAGCAATCTTGCGGGTTGCTCCGGAAAGAGGTCTTGGATTTTGACGAACCGGCAAAGAAGATGCTGCTGGGATACAGTTGGCCGGGAAATGTACGGGAACTGAAGCAGGTCATTCATGCGGCGGTATTGATATGCAAAGGAAAACTGATTACCCCCAATTCCTTACGGCTCCAATATACGGGAGAGTCCGTTTCTGACCCCATGGGGAAAGAGAAGATAGACAAGTGTTTGCAGAAAGATGAAAGAAGAAACATAGAACAGATCAAGACGGCTCTTTCCATCTCTAAAGGGAACCTGACACAGGCAGCGGCCTTGTTGGGAATCAGCCGCCCGACCCTTTACAAGAGAATGAGCCTGCACGGAATTTCCAGATAG